The genomic segment CTCGGTTCCACCATGACTGACTAGAACAGAACCGTCCTTGTAGATGTGTACCAGAGATGCAGCctgtctcagacacacacacacacagaaaatatCTTTATACCTTTATTTTATCGATTCATTATGTATAATTTGATTGGCTAATTTGACAGTGCAAAGGCAAAGCTAACCTGGTTCAGGAAGCCGTCTGAGAATGCGATGCCATACTTAATGGGTATCGTGGCCATGCCTCTCTTCTTCCAGCGGTTCTGCTGGTTAAACTGGGCGATGGATTTGCGCCTGCTGCCGTAGTCAGACTTCTCCTTGCATTCGTCCCAGCAACGCAGGAGGTTCTTAGGATCAAACTCAAACTTGTAATGTGTCAGGGACACCTCCTTGTACATGTTTATCTCACGGATCTGCTCAAGAAAGAGAAATTATTAAGAGAACTGTGTTATGAAGTGTATACAGTACTTTATGAAATCTAAGGCATTTATAGCATATTGACTTTATAGCATATTCAGCTATCTTAAAAATCTCCGACGTCATCAGTTTTTGAACAGACTTAATTTATGCATGTCTGTCACGAGACTACCCACTGAGAGATTTTTGTTTATATCAATTCGATTTTCCTCTATAAGGCTCTGGTACCACCCACTATTATTATAGACAATTAGCCAGGTTCTATTTATATGGCTTTCCTCCCTGTCCCCATTACCCTCCCGGACCCCTAACACTTCACCCCTGACCTCTTCAGCGTTGCAGCCCAACTTCATGGCCACGTCATTGATCATATTCTCAGTGACCAACATGCTCTGGGGCACACCGAATCCTCGGAACGCCGtgttggagggcaggttggttttACACGCCACCGAGCGACCGCGAAGGTTGGGCACGTTGTACGCATTGTCCAGGTGAAGGAGAATCTTCTCTATTAcctggagaaagggagggggcaAAGAGCTCAGACACTGTCTATGACAAGCATAGAGACAGCGTCTGGTATTAGGTGTCAAGGACGACTTGGGGTTAAGGCTTGAACGGTGAAAGGCAGAGGAAGAGTGACTCACCAACAAAGACTCATCTGCAGTGTTTCCAGAGTTGGCGTAATAATGTAGATCAGCAGCCATTATCCTCCCATCGTTCATAAAGCCCACCTGGAGACATTAACACACCATCAGTCAAATCTATAGTACCACTTAGAGATCCCTCAAATGCCTCCCTTTGTGAGTCAGTCACATCACAAAGCCTTAAGAGGGGAAGCACCTTGTGTTTGCCCAGGACAGGGTGGCGGGCCCCAGTGATCagcatgtcctctcctctctccagaacaCAACGCACAGCCCGACCAGTCCTGGGTAGACAGATCAGAACAGGCCGGGATTCAAACAAACACATCAATTATGTTTTGGATTTATAGATTACCATTGCATTTGGGTTAAATATGTAATGTATCATTGGATCAAGTAGGTTATTTTAGAAGTATTCTACTTACTTCCATGCAGCCACAGAAGTGATGCAGGCTATGATAGACGTTTTGGTCACTTTCCCTCCAAACGCTCCGCCAACCCTCTTCACATGGCAGGACACTCGGTTGGAGGGAATCCCAAGAGTCTCTGCGATGGATTCCTACAGAAAAGACACAGACAAGAAACATTTCATTTGGCAATTAGGAGTAATGCCTTACACTTGAACAGTGACTATTTGATATTTTCCTATCCTCAGGGATGGAGATTGAGGAAGTAGAGTTGACTGTACCTGGGTATAGGTTGGGTGTTGACAGGAGAGATAAACTTTGAGCTCCCTGTCTTCACCAGAAGGCACAACAACCATGCTCTGTGTTTCCATGTAGAAATGCTCCTGACCACCAAGCCGGATCTCCCCTGAGATTAAAGAGCACAGCACGGCTCAGTGCATAAACTTAACCGGTACAAACACTCAAGATAGGAACCAGGTTGACACACCTGGTACGCATACGAAACTAAGACATACTGTACCTTCATAAACATGGTCAACCTTATCAAAAGCCACGTCCACGTTGCCTCGCTCGATCATCCTCTGGGGCAGAAAGAAGGACTGTTTCTCAATAGCCTCCTCAACAGTGAACACTGGGCCTGGCAGATCCTCATAGCCGATCTTCACTAGAGCCGCCCCTCTCTTAGCCTGCTTCCTGGTGTCAGCCACCACTGCACACACCATGTGACCCACGCATGACACCTGAGGAAGAGAGACGTACATAAACCTGGCAATAACATTTGTGAACATCGTATTAACTAACAGTCATGCATCTGTGTGAGAATGGCCTTCATACATGACCAAACGTATGTGgagacctgctcgtcgaacatctcattccaaaatcatgggcattaatatggagttgggggacttgcttccattcagccaaaagagcattagtgaggtcaggcactgatgttgggcgattaggcctggctcgcagtcggcgttccaatatatcccaaaggttttcgatgaggtcagggatctgtgcaggccagtcaaaccATTTCCCTgtagaccttgctttgtgcacaggggcattgtcatgctgaaacaggaaaaggccttccccaaacggttgccacaaagttggaagcacagaatcatctagaatgtcattgtatgctgtagcgttaagatttctcttcactgaaactaagaggcctagcccaaaccatgaaaaacatcccaaggccattattcctcctccaccaaacgttacagttAGTATTCTCCTGACATCCACCATACCcaaattcgtccgtcggactgccagattgtgaagcgtgattcatcactccagagaatgtgtttccactgctccagagtccaatggcggcgagctttacaccactccagccgacgcttggcattgcgcatggagatcttaagcttgtgtgcagctactcggccatggaaacccacttcatgaagctcccggcgacgatgcttccagaggcagttggaactcggtagtgagtgttgcagccaaggacagatgattttttacACGATATGCGCtttagcactcggcggtcccgttctgtgagcttgtgtggcctaacacttcgcggctgagccattgttgctcctagacgttccacttcacaataacagcaccaacagttgaccggggcaggtcTTGCAGGGCATACATTtcaagaactgacttgttggaaaggtgacatcctatgacagggccactttgaaagtcacggagctcttcagtaaggtcattctactgcctaATGTTaatctatggagattacatggctgtgtgctcgattttacacacctgtcagcaacgggtgtggctgaaatagcagaatacactaatttgaaggggtgtccacatacttttgtatatacacagTATAGTCTGCATTGTGAGGTGAATAAACAGCATGGCTACTCAGTTCCGGTGTGACAACACACTGGACAAGCCTTTGATGATATCATACACTGTatgaaaacaacaacacatatgATATGACATGACACGACACGTGTGATTCTGGTTGTGTCTCTTCGATAAAGCACTACAATACCTCATTCTGAGCCAGAATGTCCTCGTCTATGCCTGTAAATGTCCTGAACTTCTTCCCTGGGATGTCTTTAGAAGTGATGACATCCACCACACCTGGAACCTGGAGAGCTTCACTGATATCTATGTCTCTGTTAGGAGGGGGAGGAAAAAAATACagtgtgtagagagacagtcaTTCACATACTAACCAATACTACCTCTCATTTCATACAGGTTAGGATTATACATGGCATTGTGTTTATATGGCCATTACTCATTTACAGTGAATGACATTCAGGTAAGGATCTATGGTGGTGTATACCCATTTAACAATGAGGATAACAACCTATTGAGGACCACATGACGCACCATGCTGGTTAACAATAGCTAGTCGCTCTACACTGGTGTGTCTATGAAGCCCACTTCCTGTCCAATGAATTGTGAATGTGTGAGTAAGGTCTATACTTTGTATTCTATACAACCTGGATAAAACCCATTATTACTGTTGGCTGTGGATAGATGGTTCTATTAGATTTTTATCATTCAATATTTATTAGGGATATTGATTCAGCACAGTGCAGCCAAATGAACATCTTAAGATTCCTCATTAAATGAGAGGCAGTATTGGTGATTATATGAATGATTGGGACTGCTCACTGTATGATCTACACCAGGGGTGTACAACAGGTGGCCCGTGGGCCAAAACCGTCCTGCAAGAGATTCTTTTTGGCCCTCCAAAGTTTAGGAAAACAAACAATGATTTTAATTTAGAAAAATGATTTAGTAATCCCTCAAATAAAAAGAGACgtgatcgtgtctcaatgtaatcaaggtatgaagTTAATGCAATCTCTTATTggcttgtggtcaatttgcatagtacaaattattataattacaTCCCGGCCCCACTGACCTCCAACTCCGACCCCCAAAAAACTGCCCCGCAGCTGAATCTATTTGGCTACCCCTGGGCTACACAGTGGGCTCCATTTTCAGATAGCATTAAGCCAGCGCAAATTGTCAAGCACATGCTCTTTGGCAATTTCGGCCTGTTAAAGGGGAAAGTACAActgaatttttattttatttaatgtttatttaaccaggtagggtagttgagaacaagttctcatttgcaactgcgacctggccaagataaagcatagcaattcgacacagagttacatatggaataaacaaaacatacagtcaataatacagtagaacaaaagaaaacaaaaagtacagtgagtgcaaatgaggtaagataaggcatcttccgcatttaacccaacctctgaatcagagaggtggcacccggggaacagtgggttaactgccttgctcaggggcagaacgacagatttttaccttgtcggatcggggattcgatccagcaacctttctgttactggcccaacgctctaaccactaggctacctgccaccccacaggAAAGTCCTACTTTTTTTAATATGATAACTGATGACCAATGGACCACACAGGTCGGTAATTTGACCACgcttacaagtttagatagctggctgctggaagaaaaaaaaaattgctgaCATGGACTAATTGTGTAACTGcttatgcacaaccaaatttcttaATTGCACCTTGTTCATTCTATTGTTCTAACTCTCAAcaataagttgagaccccgaatgAGTTCCAAATGTATGTATTTTTTAATAAAAGGGGGACTAGGATGAGAATATTCCGTTCCCCCAGCCGAATTAGAGTTGATGACAACACACAGACCGCCAATAACCAACAGAACTTGACAAAAGCATGCAGTATTAAGCCATGGAACGCCCttgattggccagtgagtggCCAAGCCCTCGTCACACctacaacttgtttattcatcgTGCCACCACTAGCTAATGCGCTCACAattccggctgtgaaaatagcaCAAATatttctgacccccccccccccccccctcgacCTATAGTGCTACCGCCAgtgcttagatttaccattgctttaggtttgttaaaatagagctcaGTATGTTATGAACTAAGAAAGTGGTTTGTGAGGAAACTTATCCATGAATACTTTGCAATGTTCTCCAGGACTTACAGGATCTTAGCGTGTGGTCTGGTGCTAGTGACCAGGACTATGTGGAGCTCTCCGTCCATCTTGGGGATGTCATCACAGTAAACAGCTTCTCCAGTAGCCTGGCTGATGGCTGAACGGTGCATGATCGGCCGACCTACTGGGTCGTCGCCACTCTGGCCTTTCACCACAGCCTGAGACCAAAACACATGTTTTTATGACAGCctgaaatgtaaccatgtttgtttCCACACCAATCAACCCAACTTTATTGTCCTCAGAGGAAATGTTGGTTTGTAGGCAGGGGTAATCTTTCGTGAACTGACTAAATGACGTGAGATTTTAGTCCTGGGTTAACATGATCAAACCAtgattgttaataagaatttgttcttaaaaaaaTAAGTTTGCATTTTtacaaacaaatgaacattttcaATGTAAATTGCATGCTAGATTAGGGTCCAGACACTTTTTTTTACAATTTACTCCAACCAGCGCTTCACTTCCTCACCCTCGTTATGCAGTATGGGGGCTCTGAAAAAAACGAACAAATGCTCCAAAAACAACCAAAAACTTCCTTTTAGAAATGTCCCAGTATAATGATGCAGGTTCTTTAGGTGTTGCACACATGAAATGGTACGATTCGAGCCgtttcccctatccagctgttccattctcCGTGAAGCCTGCTGCTAGAAGGGACGGCGAGGTATTGCTCGAGTCGCAAAACAAAATGGAATATAACGTTCAGAATGACAATGGCACGTGTACAACACGTAAAGACCTGCATCACGTTTCTAAAAGGATGATTTGGGCGTTTGTGGAGCATTTGTTCATGTTGTCAGATCACACGTACTGCACAATGAGGAATAGTCACTGGTTGGGGTAGGTGAAATCGCAAAATTCGTCTTCAACCGACTAAAATAAAATCAAACAGACCTGGAACTCTTGTAGGCTGGGCTGTAGCTGTTTAGGTAGTGGACGTATTCCACTGCTCATCTCTTCTGATAGGTCCTCCTGGATCACATTCTGTACAATACCAAAAACATATCTATATTTCGAGAAACATTAGCAAATCCACGTTAGAAATTTCAAGTTTGCCAAGTAGGCTGCCAATTGGGCGAAGAGTGACCCAGTCCATACCATCTCCCAGAGCTTGTGCAGCATCTGCAGATTGAACTTGAAGAGGAGGCTGAGAGTTAGGGACCTGCGGAACTCCACCTGCCCACCGgggtgggagggagacagggatatCTCATCTAAGAGTTGGGTGTAGGCTTCACTCAGCGTCTGCTCATCCCACTTCCTGGAGGGGTGTGTGTTTGGATGTGGGGGGTACAAAACAAGCAAGGATGTAAAACACAGATAATGTAACACAAGAACATTACTGAGGAGGGTAACAAGGAAACATATGAATTACAAACAAGTTTAGCTAGCTCTCCTCAAAAGAAAAATAGCCCATTAACCAAACCCTGCTAATTGTGTTAAAAATTCCCTCTGTACCTTCCGATGACTGCAGCACATGTTTTGGTGGCGCTGACAGTGCATGGCCCTACACCGCCGTAGTAGATACTAAGCTCCTTGACCACGCTGGAACCCTCTGTGAACATGACCCTCATCCCAGTGGTCACTGTGGCCAGGGCATTCTCCTTACGAGGGGCCTGGCGGAACGCTCGCATGAACTCTCCCTGCAAACACAGGATTCAACTCACCTTAAGGCCAGGAGTTCTTCCTGGTGAGGTCAAATGCATGAGATTCTCAAGAGGTTCTCCATTCCCAAGTGGCTTCTTACTATACCTGTCTAGATACTGGTATGAACACAGACAGGACAATCTCATCCGGTTTTAGAGATGTTTTTCCAAACCCCACAAAGAAATCTTTATTAAGCAGGATTTCTTGTCTTCCCCCTGGTATAGAACCAATTAACACAATGATTTGTAATAATTCAATACAAAACATGGTTAAATTAGACACAGAATAAATGAAATGAATGAAAATGGTCACTACTGACAACTCACTCTTTGACACCACATTAAGTGTGCAGTTCccagcagcgaacacagggttcAGGTCTGAATTGGGATATGCACTGAC from the Salmo salar chromosome ssa17, Ssal_v3.1, whole genome shotgun sequence genome contains:
- the aox6 gene encoding aldehyde oxidase 1, giving the protein MSENKETDCLCFYVNGKKVTENNADPETMLLSYLRERLRLTGTKYGCGGGGCGACTVMVSRYQPGTKTILHYSANACLLPVCQLQGAAVTTVEGIGNTKTRVHPVQERIAKAHGSQCGFCTPGMVMSMYTLLRNKPQPNMEDITVALGGNLCRCTGYRPIVDGCKTFSPESNCCQANGNGAGCCLNGESSPERSENELPPQLFDQEDLLPLDPTQDLIFPPELILMAETEPQVSQLFRGERMVWVSPVSLEELIQLKTSHPQAPLVMGNTNIGPDIKFKGAWHPIIISPTRVQELFEVTKTPQGVCIGAGCSLSVVKALLEGLVQEIPEEKTEIYRSLLQQLGNLGGQQIRNVASIGGNIVSAYPNSDLNPVFAAGNCTLNVVSKRGRQEILLNKDFFVGFGKTSLKPDEIVLSVFIPVSRQGEFMRAFRQAPRKENALATVTTGMRVMFTEGSSVVKELSIYYGGVGPCTVSATKTCAAVIGRKWDEQTLSEAYTQLLDEISLSPSHPGGQVEFRRSLTLSLLFKFNLQMLHKLWEMNVIQEDLSEEMSSGIRPLPKQLQPSLQEFQAVVKGQSGDDPVGRPIMHRSAISQATGEAVYCDDIPKMDGELHIVLVTSTRPHAKILDIDISEALQVPGVVDVITSKDIPGKKFRTFTGIDEDILAQNEVSCVGHMVCAVVADTRKQAKRGAALVKIGYEDLPGPVFTVEEAIEKQSFFLPQRMIERGNVDVAFDKVDHVYEGEIRLGGQEHFYMETQSMVVVPSGEDRELKVYLSCQHPTYTQESIAETLGIPSNRVSCHVKRVGGAFGGKVTKTSIIACITSVAAWKTGRAVRCVLERGEDMLITGARHPVLGKHKVGFMNDGRIMAADLHYYANSGNTADESLLVIEKILLHLDNAYNVPNLRGRSVACKTNLPSNTAFRGFGVPQSMLVTENMINDVAMKLGCNAEEIREINMYKEVSLTHYKFEFDPKNLLRCWDECKEKSDYGSRRKSIAQFNQQNRWKKRGMATIPIKYGIAFSDGFLNQAASLVHIYKDGSVLVSHGGTEMGQGIHTKMQQVASRELHIPASLIHITETNTSAVPNTCPSAASFGTDANGMAVKDACETLYQRLEPVRKQNPEGTWQTWVNSAFIQKISLSATGYYRGHDLHMDWEKQEGRPYAYYTYGACCSEVEVDCLTGDYRTVRTDIVMDIGRSINPSVDIGQIEGAFIQGLGLYTMEELKFSPSGVLYTRGPSQYKIPAVCDIPLQFNVYLLSGSDNPHAIYSSKGIGEPVLFLGSSVFFAIKDAVAAARVEAGMVGPFTLNSPATPERTCLACNTTFTQKIPASKQGSFQPWALNIP